The sequence below is a genomic window from Daphnia pulicaria isolate SC F1-1A chromosome 6, SC_F0-13Bv2, whole genome shotgun sequence.
CTTTTGTACAAGTGATATTATGTCTGAGCTTGTAGAACTTGTAGCATAGCGTTTTTTTGTTCGCTCCGTTTGGAGGGCATCTacgagataaaataaaaatggttacCGAAACGTGATTGGAAACAATTTTTGCTATTCCATATCAAAGAATGAGAAATTCATAATTTACATTTAATATAATATCGTGAAATTTAAAGTTTCTtacgaaaaacattttttaaagtgtaaaaactgaaaaaagttaGCATGTTCCATCAGCAGGATGTTGTAAAGCGCATGAGTGCATGACAACGGTAAGACCGTTAGGCAGTAAAAATGCCTTAGAGTGTTGTGTTGCTCAGGGCTCATGAACACAACCGTGTCAGTCAGTGCCTGTCTTTCTAACTTGATATCATTCGTTGGTAAATAACTTTCAGGGTAAATGTCTCTAAATCTTCGTGTGACCATGGATGCCTTTCGAAGCTTTGTATACGAATTGTACATCAtggttaaatttatttatctcAGTGCAAAACAATTGTTCCAAGAAGCCTGCAGAACTGTGAAACCACTCAATGGTaaacaaagaaattattttccatATTCGTGATtgaatattttacattttgttcATCAGATCCTATGAATCGACGAGAAGAATATGCTATAATCACCGGTGGGAATCGAGGATTAGGTTTCTACACTCTTCTGGGCTTGCAGGCTTCTGGAATGAAAGTCATTGCAGGTACAAAAcaggttttcttttaaatctaCTGTCAAAATGGACGAAATTCTAAACACTGTTAACGTAATACAGGTTGCCGGGATGGAAGAAGTAAACAACAACTATTTGAGAATTTGGAAGAAGCTGGTATTCCAGCCGATTCAGTGGAATGGATAAATCTCGACTTGTCATCGTTAAATTCGGTCAGAAATTTTGCAAAAGTTGTCACTGACAGAAACATCCCGATCAGTCTACTCATAAACAATGGTATTTGTTTTCTCGTGATTATTCAAGGCAAACATTTATTAaagacaaattttgttttgattccaACAACAGCCGCCGTCATGTTCACACCCTATGGCTTGACAACAGACGGTTTAGAGCAACAGTTTGCTGTCAACTACCTGGGACATTTCCTCTTAACTCACCTACTCTTACCTCGATTAATTGAAGCAGGAAAGCATCATCGTTATGCTTCAAGAATCGTTAACGTTGCTTCAGATGCATCTTACCTCGGCTATCTAGAACTCAATGACTTAAACGCCAAGTATAATATTTCTAAGGGTCGTTAGTAAACagctaataatttttttttaccccattCCTTAAAGGTCTTTTTACAACAGATTCGTGGCTTATTCCCAGTCCAAATTAGCACAGGTTTTATTTAACGAAATGCTCCATGATCGTTTGACACAAAATAACTATCCTGTCAAGTGCTACGCCATCCATCCGGGTGTTATTCAGTCCAATTGGTACGCCAATGAAAGGTTCTTGAAAATTGGTCTTCGTATCGTCGGCTTCTTACTTAAGGTATAGTTACAGGAAAGCGAGA
It includes:
- the LOC124343296 gene encoding short-chain dehydrogenase TIC 32 B, chloroplastic-like — translated: MSLNLRVTMDAFRSFVYELYIMVKFIYLSAKQLFQEACRTVKPLNDPMNRREEYAIITGGNRGLGFYTLLGLQASGMKVIAGCRDGRSKQQLFENLEEAGIPADSVEWINLDLSSLNSVRNFAKVVTDRNIPISLLINNAAVMFTPYGLTTDGLEQQFAVNYLGHFLLTHLLLPRLIEAGKHHRYASRIVNVASDASYLGYLELNDLNAKSFYNRFVAYSQSKLAQVLFNEMLHDRLTQNNYPVKCYAIHPGVIQSNWYANERFLKIGLRIVGFLLKREPVAAQRVLYTAFSPELENSSGCYFSGCKITIPATGSLCPSMRLKLWDATHKLLDIKEFGKV